A stretch of Sebastes fasciatus isolate fSebFas1 chromosome 19, fSebFas1.pri, whole genome shotgun sequence DNA encodes these proteins:
- the man1b1a gene encoding endoplasmic reticulum mannosyl-oligosaccharide 1,2-alpha-mannosidase produces MYPPSRKDFISLTLSDPHSHTYNNGKHRRQSCWRKWKQLSRLQRSLILFLLALLLIFGLISYPSITEQWRGLPDREEWLDLNDREVKYVAPDVKSELDQDPGKAPPPVAGPHVGPAVDPDAGADAMVMEPRGPIVPILPKPPIKNKAFPNKRGPPNLHRDGNISDTVGGEKPVQEVVPDEGGEEEDKEKKIVSWRGAVIEAEQATEPPPSANEKEAAAPPADPADTVPPEVPTETVDRLEAVRDAFRHAWKGYKDYAWGHDELKPISKTFGEWFGLGLTLIDSLDTMWILGLKEEFAEARDWVEKELTFDKNVDVNLFETTIRVLGGLLSTYHLSGDQLFLEKAKDLGARLMPAFKTPSKIPFSDVNIGKGTAHPPRWTSDSTLAEVTSIQLEFRELSRLTQDPQYQEVVNEVMKQVHKLPGKHDGLVPMFINTNSGQFTHKGVFTLGARADSYYEYLLKQWIQGGKMEDDLLEDYLQAVDGVRKHLVRRTGPSRLTFVGELSHTRFNPKMDHLVCFLPGTLALGAHNGLPGDHMDLAVQLIETCHQMYKRMETGLSPEIVHFNLISSDGNDLVVKPADRHNLLRPETVESLFYMYRFTKDTKYRDWGWDILHSFNNYTKVPGGGYTSINNVRDPVNPGPRDKMESFFLGETLKYLYLLFSDDMELLSLDKYVFNTEAHALPIWPSPPK; encoded by the exons ATGTATCCGCCTTCCAGAAAGGACTTCATCTCTCTGACACTCAGTGATCCGCACAGTCACACTTACAACAACGGCAAACACCGGAGACAGTCCTGCTGGAGG AAATGGAAGCAGCTGTCTCGGCTCCAGCGAAGCCTCATCCTGTTCCTGCTGGCTCTGCTGCTCATATTTGGACTGATCTCCTATCCCAGCATCACAGAGCAGTGGAGAG GGTTGCCTGACAGGGAGGAGTGGCTGGATTTGAATGACAGAGAAGTGAAGTATGTTGCTCCAGATGTGAAGTCTGAATTGGACCAAGATCCAGGTAAAGCTCCGCCTCCTGTGGCAGGGCCACACGTGGGGCCAGCTGTGGATCCAGATGCGGGTGCAGATGCTATGGTGATGGAGCCCAGAGGACCAATCGTGCCCATTCTGCCTAAACCTCCCATTAAG AATAAGGCATTCCCCAACAAGAGAGGTCCTCCGAACCTGCACAGAGATGGAAATATTTCAGACACAGTCGGTGGGGAAAAGCCAGTGCAAGAGGTGGTTCcagatgaaggaggagaggaggaggacaaagaaAAGAAGATTGTCAG CTGGAGAGGAGCGGTGATCGAAGCCGAGCAGGCCACAGAGCCGCCACCCTCGGCCAATGAGAAAGAAGCTGCGGCGCCCCCAGCCGACCCGGCTGACACTGTCCCTCCGGAGG TTCCAACTGAAACTGTGGACAGACTGGAGGCAGTACGCGATGCCTTCAGACATGCATGGAAAGGCTATAAGGACTACGCCTGGGGTCACGATGAGCTCAAGCCTATCTCCAAGACTTTTGGCGAGTGGTTCGGACTCGGTTTGACGCtcattgattctttggacaccATGTGGATTTTGGGCCTTAAAGAAG AGTTTGCAGAAGCGAGGGACTGGGTAGAGAAAGAGCTCACCTTCGACAAGAACGTGGACGTGAATCTTTTTGAGACAACCATCCGAGTCCTCGGGGGCCTGTTGAGTACCTACCATCTATCAGGAGACCAGCTCTTCCTAGAGAAAGCT AAAGATCTCGGGGCCAGGTTGATGCCTGCCTTCAAAACTCCCTCAAAGATCCCGTTCTCAGACGTCAACATCGGGAAGGGAACGGCCCACCCCCCTCGATGGACTTCAGACAGCACGCTGGCCGAGGTCACGAGCATTCAGCTGGAATTCAGAGAGCTGAGCCGCCTCACCCAGGACCCACAGTACCAG GAGGTTGTGAATGAGGTGATGAAGCAGGTCCACAAGCTGCCAGGCAAACACGACGGCCTGGTGCCCATGTTCATCAACACCAACAGCGGCCAGTTCACCCATAAAGGAGTCTTCACACTTGGTGCCCGGGCAGACAGCTACTACGAATACCTGCTCAAACAGTGGATCCAAGGCGGCAAGATGGAAGACGA CCTGTTGGAGGACTACCTTCAGGCCGTGGACGGAGTGAGAAAACACCTTGTGAGACGGACGGGGCCCAGCAGATTGACCTTCGTTGGAGAGTTGTCCCACACCCGCTTCAACCCTAAAATG GACCACCTTGTTTGCTTCCTGCCAGGAACCTTGGCACTGGGGGCCCACAACGGCCTCCCGGGGGACCACATGGATCTGGCTGTGCAGCTGATAGAGACGTGTCATCAGATGTACAAACGGATGGAGACTGGGCTGAGCCCGGAGATCGTACACTTCAACCTGATATCCAGTGATGGGAACGATCTAGTTGTCAAG cctgcagacagacacaacCTGCTGAGACCAGAGACGGTGGAGAGTCTGTTCTACATGTACAGGTTCACTAAGGACACCAAGTACAGAGACTGGGGCTGGGACATACTGCACAGCTTCAATAACTACACTAAG GTCCCCGGCGGCGGCTACACGTCCATCAACAACGTCCGTGACCCCGTAAACCCCGGGCCGCGGGACAAGATGGAGAGTTTCTTCCTGGGTGAGACGCTGAAGTACTTGTACCTGCTCTTCTCTGACGACATGGAGCTGCTCAGTCTAGACAAGTACGTCTTTAACACAGAGGCCCACGCTCTCCCGATATGGCCCTCCCCACCCAAGTGA